The following coding sequences are from one Methanosarcina sp. WWM596 window:
- a CDS encoding flavodoxin family protein: protein MKVLGLIGSPRVDGNTTKLVNAILEGAAENGAETKVYNLSVLDVNPCKGCMTCKIEGKCVIDDDMQQLYDEIQASDAIVLGSPIYMWQMTAQTKIFIDRLVAFINPDFSTRLNLPKKLFLVYTQGNPDLNTFKQYFDYMEGLFSFIHFDVQGSIVAAGTYNPEDILQQPEILAKAKEIGKNL, encoded by the coding sequence ATGAAAGTTTTAGGATTAATCGGAAGTCCCAGAGTGGATGGAAACACTACAAAACTTGTAAACGCAATTCTTGAAGGAGCTGCAGAAAACGGCGCTGAGACAAAAGTCTACAATCTTTCCGTACTGGATGTCAACCCCTGCAAAGGTTGTATGACCTGCAAAATCGAAGGCAAGTGCGTAATCGATGACGACATGCAGCAGCTTTATGACGAAATCCAGGCATCTGATGCTATCGTGCTTGGCTCTCCCATATATATGTGGCAGATGACAGCCCAGACCAAAATCTTTATAGATCGCCTTGTAGCCTTTATTAACCCTGACTTTTCGACCCGTCTCAACTTGCCAAAGAAGCTCTTCCTTGTCTACACCCAGGGAAACCCTGATCTGAATACCTTTAAACAGTACTTCGATTACATGGAAGGTCTGTTTTCCTTCATACACTTCGATGTCCAGGGTAGTATAGTCGCAGCCGGCACCTATAACCCTGAAGACATCCTTCAGCAGCCGGAGATTCTTGCAAAGGCAAAAGAAATCGGAAAGAACCTTTAA
- a CDS encoding uracil-DNA glycosylase family protein, which produces MSNLIRRLQNRESKKNRTCFESFRETFLSIFYWTHYQKCFPGKREGEHKQPKKECANKYLKREIEAFEPEIIICMGGKAVEYVTGEKLLHAISKNGENYVIYSGRKILLIALTHPSDANNGAKNSSSYRYEETIKLIHEKVSRSQKRIYEK; this is translated from the coding sequence ATTTCCAATCTTATTCGAAGATTACAAAACAGAGAAAGCAAAAAAAACAGAACATGTTTTGAGAGTTTTAGAGAAACTTTCTTAAGTATATTTTACTGGACTCACTATCAAAAATGCTTCCCTGGAAAAAGAGAAGGAGAGCACAAACAACCTAAAAAAGAATGCGCAAACAAATATCTTAAACGCGAAATCGAAGCTTTTGAACCTGAAATTATAATTTGTATGGGAGGAAAAGCTGTTGAATACGTGACAGGTGAAAAACTTCTACATGCAATATCCAAAAACGGAGAAAACTATGTCATCTATTCTGGAAGAAAGATTCTTTTAATTGCTCTTACTCATCCATCAGATGCAAACAACGGCGCAAAAAACAGTTCTTCTTATAGGTATGAAGAGACCATAAAATTAATTCATGAAAAGGTAAGCCGTTCTCAAAAAAGGATATATGAAAAATAA
- a CDS encoding flavodoxin family protein, with protein sequence MISCILNFNGGSRIKVLGLVGSPKVDGNTSRLVNAILEGAAEKGAETVTYNLASLDIKGCDACGKCQEHGCCVIDDDMQEIYREIQTADTVVLGSPVYMWQMTAQTKLLIDRMTAFLKPNFSSRLDNKKLILVFTQGISDRDAFKPYFEYTAGLLYYLGFDVLETIVAAGTDKLEVTFRPQLLENSKDIGKLVSGSQLPGPEYRRAESSLSPSL encoded by the coding sequence TTGATATCCTGTATTTTAAATTTTAATGGGGGTTCTAGAATTAAAGTTCTCGGATTGGTGGGCAGTCCTAAAGTTGATGGTAATACCTCAAGACTTGTGAATGCAATTCTCGAGGGAGCTGCGGAAAAAGGGGCAGAAACTGTGACCTATAACCTTGCTTCTCTTGACATCAAAGGCTGTGACGCCTGCGGCAAATGCCAGGAACACGGCTGCTGTGTTATAGACGATGATATGCAAGAAATTTATAGGGAAATTCAGACAGCAGATACTGTTGTACTTGGTTCTCCTGTGTATATGTGGCAGATGACAGCCCAGACAAAACTCCTTATTGATCGCATGACAGCTTTCTTAAAGCCGAATTTTTCGAGCAGGCTTGACAATAAAAAATTAATCCTTGTCTTTACTCAGGGAATTTCGGACAGAGATGCCTTTAAACCGTATTTTGAATACACGGCAGGCCTTCTTTACTATCTGGGCTTTGACGTCCTGGAGACAATCGTTGCAGCAGGCACGGATAAGCTTGAAGTTACCTTCAGGCCCCAGTTGTTGGAGAACTCAAAGGACATCGGAAAATTGGTCTCGGGTTCACAACTTCCGGGCCCGGAATATAGAAGAGCTGAATCAAGCTTGAGTCCGTCTCTCTGA
- a CDS encoding HAD family phosphatase — protein MFKAIIFDVDGVLVDSMRFHADAWAEAFREAGISIKREDIYEIEGGNNRGIVTKIFEKAGKTPKAEDFESISRKKREILDLGMLKPFDGMVDCLKELKKSFHLALVSGSSHLVVGTVIENFFSGIFEVVVTGSDVENGKPSPEPYLKGVEKLSLPEDECLVVENAPMGIEAAKAAGLYCVAVASTLGPERLQHADLVFENHAALFEYLKSLVPD, from the coding sequence ATGTTCAAAGCAATTATTTTCGATGTGGACGGCGTTCTTGTGGATTCCATGCGTTTTCATGCCGACGCCTGGGCTGAAGCTTTTAGGGAAGCAGGGATCTCCATAAAAAGGGAGGATATATATGAAATCGAAGGTGGAAACAACCGGGGAATTGTCACAAAAATCTTTGAAAAGGCAGGAAAAACCCCCAAGGCTGAGGATTTCGAGTCTATTTCCCGAAAAAAGCGGGAAATTCTGGATCTTGGCATGTTAAAGCCTTTTGACGGCATGGTTGACTGCCTGAAAGAACTTAAAAAAAGTTTCCATCTCGCCCTGGTTTCGGGGTCAAGCCATCTGGTTGTGGGAACTGTAATTGAAAACTTCTTTTCCGGTATATTCGAAGTCGTTGTCACGGGTTCGGACGTCGAGAATGGTAAACCGTCTCCTGAGCCTTATTTGAAAGGAGTTGAAAAACTATCCCTGCCGGAAGATGAGTGCCTGGTTGTGGAAAATGCTCCGATGGGAATTGAAGCTGCAAAAGCCGCAGGTCTCTACTGTGTAGCGGTCGCAAGCACGCTCGGACCCGAAAGGCTGCAGCATGCAGACCTTGTATTTGAAAACCATGCTGCCCTTTTTGAGTACCTTAAAAGCCTCGTGCCGGATTGA
- a CDS encoding UDP-N-acetylglucosamine--N-acetylmuramyl-(pentapeptide) pyrophosphoryl-undecaprenol N-acetylglucosamine transferase, which yields MKIMIFICGEGLGHTSRCLALGKEMMSTGHEVHFGAYGYSKELIEKVGCNAHEIPSEIKLVGKEGTLDFKGSIEATLKSTQLLGGPKILKLTRDVAPDVVVSDSYYLGILTAKALKIPVYLILNQSNMEDFFKSRGVPIRLLGELTKKLYNQVFELVDRIIIPDYPLPYTVCRENLNFTPKLREKLFYSGPLVQKKYDEVEKIPLKKPHIVSLIGGFGYREPIFRKVLKTAKLDSSIHYTLISGPSLDPSKFTDLPENVQILQYIKDPFPYFKSSDAVIAPGGHSTIMEALSFGIPILSFPDEGHNEQESNAAVIEEEGYGRRLSYSTPPEVILECIREVLEDEEYRNKTERLCRLAKELEGPKAIRKMLEKEVGAKTP from the coding sequence ATGAAAATCATGATTTTTATATGCGGGGAAGGGCTTGGCCACACAAGCCGTTGCCTTGCCCTGGGGAAAGAAATGATGAGTACAGGGCATGAGGTTCACTTTGGAGCTTATGGATACTCTAAAGAGCTGATCGAAAAGGTAGGCTGCAATGCCCATGAAATCCCCTCGGAAATCAAGCTTGTGGGAAAGGAAGGAACCCTGGACTTCAAAGGGTCGATCGAGGCAACTCTCAAAAGCACCCAGCTCCTGGGAGGGCCAAAAATCCTGAAGCTAACCAGAGATGTTGCCCCTGATGTGGTGGTTTCGGACAGCTATTATCTGGGAATCCTTACCGCAAAAGCCCTCAAAATTCCAGTATACCTCATCCTCAACCAGTCAAACATGGAAGATTTTTTCAAGAGCAGGGGGGTGCCAATAAGGCTTCTCGGGGAGCTTACCAAAAAGCTCTACAACCAGGTCTTTGAACTGGTAGACAGGATTATCATCCCCGACTATCCTCTCCCCTACACTGTCTGCAGGGAAAACCTGAATTTCACTCCTAAACTCCGGGAAAAACTGTTTTACAGCGGTCCACTGGTCCAGAAAAAGTACGATGAAGTTGAAAAAATCCCCCTAAAAAAACCCCATATCGTCTCCCTTATTGGAGGTTTCGGATACAGGGAACCAATTTTTAGGAAAGTGCTAAAAACCGCAAAGCTCGATTCCAGCATCCATTACACCCTCATTTCCGGCCCCAGCCTTGACCCATCAAAATTCACCGACCTGCCGGAAAACGTGCAGATCCTTCAGTACATAAAAGACCCATTCCCCTACTTCAAGAGTTCCGATGCCGTAATCGCCCCCGGAGGGCACAGCACAATTATGGAAGCTTTAAGTTTTGGAATCCCGATCCTCTCTTTTCCGGATGAGGGACACAACGAACAGGAAAGCAACGCCGCTGTGATCGAGGAGGAGGGATACGGGAGAAGGCTCAGCTATTCCACTCCCCCTGAGGTCATTCTGGAATGCATCCGGGAAGTCCTTGAAGATGAGGAGTACAGAAACAAAACTGAGCGACTCTGCCGGCTTGCAAAAGAACTGGAAGGGCCAAAAGCAATCAGAAAAATGCTTGAAAAGGAAGTAGGAGCAAAAACCCCTTGA
- a CDS encoding DUF2341 domain-containing protein, with protein MKKRLLTCGIISIFFLVLITGFALATANDLWAISAINDTEAYSQEIVITENSGTNLTGYQVPINLDSSNFNFSQAKTDGSDLRFFSGGRTLNYWIETWDPEAEKALLWVRIPFLPANRSITLLIKCGNPAAEAVSNGENTFEFFDGFEGDKLQRLEWNAESAGGGLVEVKNGICNVSAPKVHAYDSSLIYSKDSFDINSMFVVKRMKVTTGKDERGPLLRQGFIDQINSRKNEIKHETEFANESRVRWETSYRKERFNSFDLTNVRIPEGEWYTSGIAWYEENDTRNIAWFKNGVRDPKMDYASNDYVTNLPMHVYLYAASYSDASKNTGYMAVDYAFVRKFVEPEPTVRFASDQVEDEISSENILSESDSISESITSTETETPVSEVSAPEEIPETPVQLQENQDENETNAPETLFPRYSVNVSGIKLSSPYRFDFPGLTKDFDSSKIDTIFLSMNGEDFWQYERFVKMAHEEGIIVHAVLFEELNCTEEGAMNTSQVYLDSILDYNEKSLAPFDGINIYMKTSLNSDSEEGCMDYVTLFEAARKKAGEDVSISASLPPGYDASNVEKIAHMVDFFVVRAYDRDKKDLISESDIVDAVALEMGEIRGVNSKGIIEISVEEGFEDKYSIQNLFATLAEYYANDSAFIGVSISNYDTYKALPVKAELEEEKSVLPGFEILSVLLAGLGAFAFLKAKNK; from the coding sequence ATGAAAAAGAGACTACTCACATGTGGGATTATTTCTATTTTTTTCCTGGTTTTGATCACAGGCTTTGCTCTGGCTACAGCGAATGATCTATGGGCTATATCTGCAATTAATGATACGGAAGCCTATTCTCAGGAGATCGTAATTACTGAAAATTCCGGAACAAATCTAACAGGTTATCAGGTTCCTATCAACCTGGATTCTTCTAACTTTAATTTCTCACAGGCAAAAACGGATGGTTCTGACCTTCGCTTCTTTTCCGGAGGACGAACACTCAACTACTGGATTGAAACCTGGGACCCGGAAGCCGAAAAAGCTCTTCTCTGGGTCAGAATCCCCTTCCTTCCTGCAAACAGAAGTATCACGCTTCTTATAAAGTGTGGAAATCCGGCGGCTGAGGCAGTGAGTAACGGAGAAAATACCTTCGAATTTTTTGATGGCTTTGAGGGAGATAAACTCCAGAGGCTTGAATGGAACGCTGAAAGTGCAGGTGGGGGTCTGGTTGAAGTCAAAAATGGAATCTGTAATGTATCAGCTCCTAAGGTTCATGCTTATGACTCCTCCCTTATCTACAGCAAAGACAGTTTTGACATTAATTCCATGTTCGTGGTCAAAAGAATGAAGGTTACTACAGGAAAAGATGAGAGAGGTCCTCTGCTGAGACAGGGTTTCATAGATCAGATTAACAGCAGGAAAAACGAGATTAAGCACGAGACCGAATTTGCCAATGAGAGCCGTGTGCGTTGGGAGACGTCTTACAGGAAGGAAAGGTTTAACTCTTTTGATCTAACCAATGTCCGCATTCCTGAAGGGGAATGGTACACCTCGGGAATTGCCTGGTACGAAGAAAACGATACCCGCAATATCGCCTGGTTTAAGAACGGAGTTCGGGATCCAAAGATGGACTACGCTTCAAACGATTACGTTACGAACCTCCCTATGCATGTTTATCTTTATGCCGCTTCTTACTCTGATGCTTCGAAGAACACAGGCTATATGGCTGTAGACTATGCGTTTGTCCGCAAATTTGTAGAACCCGAGCCAACTGTCAGGTTCGCTTCGGACCAGGTTGAAGATGAAATCTCTTCAGAAAATATTCTTTCTGAATCTGATTCTATTTCCGAATCTATAACTTCCACTGAAACTGAGACTCCAGTTTCTGAGGTTTCAGCCCCCGAAGAAATCCCTGAAACACCGGTGCAGCTACAGGAGAACCAGGATGAAAATGAGACTAATGCTCCAGAAACTCTGTTTCCCAGGTACAGTGTCAATGTTTCCGGAATTAAGCTCTCTTCTCCATACAGGTTCGATTTTCCTGGACTTACAAAGGATTTCGATTCTTCAAAAATCGATACCATCTTCCTGAGCATGAATGGTGAAGATTTCTGGCAGTATGAGCGCTTTGTAAAAATGGCTCATGAGGAAGGAATAATCGTGCATGCAGTGCTTTTTGAGGAACTCAACTGCACGGAAGAAGGAGCTATGAACACCTCCCAGGTTTACCTGGATTCCATTCTTGACTATAACGAAAAGTCGCTTGCACCTTTTGATGGAATCAACATCTACATGAAAACTTCTCTAAATTCCGATTCTGAAGAGGGCTGTATGGATTATGTAACCCTTTTTGAGGCTGCCCGGAAGAAAGCCGGAGAAGATGTGTCCATTTCAGCAAGTCTTCCTCCTGGTTATGATGCATCAAACGTTGAAAAAATTGCTCATATGGTAGATTTCTTTGTTGTCAGGGCTTATGACCGTGATAAGAAAGACCTGATCTCCGAATCGGATATTGTGGATGCGGTTGCACTTGAGATGGGTGAAATAAGAGGTGTGAACTCAAAAGGAATTATTGAAATTTCTGTAGAAGAGGGTTTTGAGGATAAGTATTCAATACAGAACCTTTTTGCTACCCTGGCGGAATATTATGCCAACGATTCGGCTTTTATAGGAGTTTCAATTTCCAATTATGATACATACAAAGCCCTGCCTGTGAAGGCCGAACTTGAAGAAGAGAAGTCTGTACTGCCCGGATTTGAAATACTCTCTGTTTTACTTGCAGGGCTTGGAGCATTTGCTTTTCTGAAGGCGAAGAATAAGTGA
- a CDS encoding deoxyuridine 5'-triphosphate nucleotidohydrolase — MTLLSSNELKKLIQANPPLLENAIDIKTQIQPNGLELTLKEIKTIEGAGAVDFDNSEREVPEAKTLEFGSEGWIHLPKGIYKVLFNEIVNIPMNLAAIAKPRSSLIRCGATLETAVWDAGYRGRSESMLVVYNSAGFRLKKNARIMQLLFYTLNSEVEEGYSGVYQNENTK; from the coding sequence ATGACGCTTCTATCCAGCAATGAACTGAAAAAACTTATACAGGCAAACCCTCCTTTGCTTGAAAATGCAATTGATATCAAAACCCAGATACAGCCAAACGGGCTTGAGCTCACCCTGAAGGAGATAAAAACAATCGAAGGTGCAGGAGCTGTTGACTTTGACAACTCTGAAAGGGAAGTTCCCGAAGCAAAAACCCTGGAATTCGGGAGCGAGGGGTGGATTCACCTTCCGAAGGGGATATATAAAGTACTATTTAACGAGATAGTAAATATCCCCATGAACCTGGCTGCAATTGCAAAACCGAGATCAAGCCTTATTCGCTGCGGAGCAACCCTTGAAACCGCGGTATGGGATGCGGGATACAGGGGACGCAGCGAATCTATGCTTGTAGTTTACAACTCAGCGGGCTTCAGGCTGAAGAAAAACGCCAGGATCATGCAGCTCCTTTTCTACACCCTTAACAGCGAAGTAGAAGAAGGTTATTCCGGAGTCTACCAAAACGAAAATACAAAATGA
- a CDS encoding 2-amino-3,7-dideoxy-D-threo-hept-6-ulosonate synthase: MSTIGKSVRMERIFNRNTGNAIIIPMDHGVGAGPINGLTNLQDAVNKVAEGGANAVLGHMGLAKHGHRGYGHDVGLIIHLSASTSLALDPNHKVLVTTVEEAIKVGADCVSVHINIGAEDEYEMLQGLGYVAGKCDEWGIPLLAMMYPRGKKVRSEYDVDVVKHAARIGAELGADIVKTNYTGSPETFKEVVEGCPVPVIIAGGPKMGSEKELLEMIEGSLEAGGRGVAIGRNVFQAEDPTGLVRRIAKVVHEGMTAEDVTKMGSKA, encoded by the coding sequence ATGAGTACAATAGGGAAATCCGTAAGGATGGAACGTATTTTCAACAGAAACACAGGTAACGCCATTATAATTCCCATGGACCATGGAGTTGGTGCTGGTCCCATTAACGGGCTTACAAACCTTCAGGACGCTGTAAATAAGGTTGCCGAAGGTGGAGCTAATGCCGTACTCGGGCACATGGGACTTGCCAAACACGGGCACAGAGGATACGGGCACGATGTTGGCCTGATAATCCACCTCTCTGCTTCAACCTCCCTTGCTCTTGACCCGAACCATAAGGTTCTTGTAACGACGGTGGAAGAAGCCATAAAAGTCGGAGCTGACTGTGTATCTGTCCATATAAACATAGGAGCTGAAGACGAATATGAAATGCTGCAAGGGCTCGGCTATGTTGCAGGAAAATGTGATGAATGGGGAATCCCTCTCCTTGCGATGATGTATCCGCGCGGGAAAAAGGTCCGTTCCGAATACGACGTGGATGTAGTAAAACATGCAGCCAGAATCGGAGCTGAGCTAGGGGCAGACATTGTCAAAACAAACTACACCGGAAGCCCTGAAACTTTTAAAGAGGTTGTAGAAGGATGCCCCGTACCTGTGATTATTGCAGGCGGTCCCAAGATGGGGTCAGAAAAGGAACTGCTGGAAATGATCGAAGGTTCCCTTGAAGCAGGTGGTCGTGGCGTTGCAATCGGAAGAAACGTCTTCCAGGCAGAAGATCCCACAGGTCTTGTACGGAGAATTGCAAAAGTTGTCCACGAAGGTATGACTGCAGAAGACGTGACAAAAATGGGCAGCAAGGCCTGA
- a CDS encoding ABC transporter permease, with product MIPLFNAGKIALGSITSAKMRSTLTVLGIVIGVAAVIANVSLGASFNQHFTNEVSNIGSNFIYIQGMQPKLFYDNQLKIVENTPGVSGVSPLKYQTAEVMYMSETKSIMVSGVGGDYDQVANTQLREGSFINDNDGNVAIIGHDIADEKFGRKLSVRNSIDITFRVGENEKITKTFKVKGIIQNPENTMVQAYNDNEAVLIPIDVMNEILGEKDYGGVFAMAEDSAAIQETSDDVDRRLARSFGISERDLEDKDSRPYMLINQAEILEQTDMMAAALSSFLTVVALISLLVGSIGIMNIMLVSVTERTREIGVLKSLGFTGFDILFLFMIESILLGVFGGVLGSAVGIAGAYSVESLLHLPVVFPLSLIVAGFLVAVAVGFVSGVYPARKAAKMKPVDSLRYE from the coding sequence ATGATCCCTCTTTTCAATGCAGGAAAAATAGCGCTTGGAAGCATTACAAGTGCAAAGATGCGTTCAACCCTTACAGTACTTGGAATAGTTATCGGAGTAGCGGCTGTGATTGCAAACGTGTCCCTTGGGGCAAGCTTCAACCAGCACTTTACGAATGAAGTATCCAACATTGGTTCAAATTTCATTTATATTCAGGGGATGCAGCCCAAGCTCTTCTACGACAACCAGTTGAAGATAGTTGAAAATACGCCCGGGGTCTCCGGGGTTTCGCCTTTGAAGTACCAGACTGCTGAAGTCATGTACATGTCCGAGACCAAAAGTATCATGGTAAGCGGGGTAGGGGGAGATTATGATCAGGTTGCAAACACCCAGCTCCGGGAAGGCTCCTTTATTAATGACAATGATGGGAATGTTGCAATTATCGGGCATGATATTGCAGACGAGAAGTTCGGCAGGAAACTTTCGGTCCGAAACTCCATAGATATAACCTTCAGGGTCGGAGAAAACGAGAAAATAACAAAGACCTTCAAGGTTAAGGGAATAATCCAGAACCCAGAAAACACCATGGTTCAGGCTTATAACGATAACGAAGCTGTCCTGATCCCCATTGATGTCATGAATGAAATTCTTGGCGAAAAAGACTATGGAGGGGTTTTTGCAATGGCTGAAGACTCGGCAGCTATTCAAGAGACATCGGATGATGTGGACAGGCGGCTTGCCCGGAGCTTCGGGATTTCCGAAAGGGACCTTGAGGACAAAGATTCTCGGCCCTACATGCTAATTAACCAGGCTGAGATTTTAGAGCAGACTGACATGATGGCAGCAGCCCTCAGTTCTTTTCTTACCGTGGTCGCCCTTATTTCCCTTCTTGTAGGCTCCATAGGGATCATGAATATAATGCTCGTAAGCGTTACCGAAAGGACGAGGGAGATAGGGGTGCTCAAATCTCTTGGTTTCACAGGCTTTGACATCCTTTTTCTTTTTATGATCGAGTCAATCCTGCTTGGAGTCTTTGGGGGCGTTCTCGGAAGTGCTGTTGGAATTGCAGGCGCATACAGCGTGGAAAGCCTTCTTCACCTGCCTGTGGTCTTCCCTTTAAGCCTGATAGTTGCCGGGTTTCTCGTTGCGGTTGCTGTCGGTTTTGTCTCCGGCGTCTATCCTGCAAGAAAAGCCGCAAAAATGAAGCCGGTGGACTCGCTCAGATATGAATAA
- a CDS encoding UDP-N-acetylglucosamine--N-acetylmuramyl-(pentapeptide) pyrophosphoryl-undecaprenol N-acetylglucosamine transferase, translating into MKIIIFMCGEGLGHTSRCLALGKEFLAAGHETHFGAYGYSKELVEKTGYGAHEIPPEITLVGTAGALNIGKSIKATLKNTPLSGYRKLLKLIDELEPDVVLSDGYYLGILAAKSRKISVYFIGHQFNMVEFFQNRGPFVGAAGKLIKRFYYYIFSSVDGIIVPDYPLPYSVNRRNFTLTREINDTIFFSGPLIRWRYREVKAKKLPHPNVLSTIGAFGYRAAIFRSVLEAAKLDPGIHYTFISGPGVDPKQFPEIPDNVEFTGFTENPFPYFKGSDLVITAGGHGTILESLAFGLPVLSFPDEKHSEQENNATVLEEGGYGKRMSYLTRPEALLACIREGLEDEEYGKKTRRLRELAEALDGPAAVRKLLEERIGKKDRNKHILKIRDKE; encoded by the coding sequence ATGAAGATAATTATTTTCATGTGTGGAGAAGGGCTGGGACACACGAGCCGCTGCCTTGCCCTTGGGAAAGAGTTCCTGGCTGCGGGGCATGAGACACATTTTGGAGCTTACGGATACTCAAAAGAGCTGGTTGAAAAAACAGGGTACGGGGCACATGAAATTCCTCCGGAGATAACCCTTGTCGGAACTGCCGGTGCGCTTAATATAGGAAAATCCATCAAAGCCACCCTCAAGAACACTCCCCTTTCCGGATATAGAAAGCTTCTAAAACTTATAGATGAACTTGAGCCGGATGTGGTGCTTTCAGACGGGTACTACCTGGGCATCCTTGCCGCAAAATCCAGGAAAATTTCTGTCTACTTTATCGGGCACCAGTTCAATATGGTGGAATTTTTCCAGAACAGAGGGCCTTTTGTAGGAGCTGCAGGCAAACTCATCAAAAGGTTTTATTATTATATCTTCAGCAGTGTGGACGGAATTATCGTCCCGGACTACCCACTTCCTTATTCGGTCAACCGGAGGAACTTTACGCTTACAAGGGAAATCAACGATACCATATTTTTCAGCGGCCCCCTTATCCGATGGAGGTACCGGGAAGTCAAAGCAAAAAAACTTCCACACCCTAATGTCCTCTCAACTATCGGTGCCTTCGGGTACAGAGCTGCAATATTCCGGAGCGTGCTTGAAGCTGCAAAACTGGACCCGGGAATCCACTATACTTTTATCTCGGGGCCAGGGGTCGACCCAAAACAGTTCCCTGAAATCCCGGATAACGTAGAATTTACAGGTTTTACGGAAAATCCCTTTCCTTACTTCAAAGGCTCGGACCTCGTAATCACCGCCGGCGGGCATGGGACAATCCTTGAGAGCCTGGCTTTTGGGCTTCCGGTGCTTTCTTTTCCGGACGAGAAGCACAGTGAGCAGGAAAACAATGCCACCGTGCTTGAAGAGGGAGGGTACGGAAAGCGGATGAGCTACCTGACGCGCCCCGAAGCTCTCCTTGCCTGCATCCGGGAAGGCCTGGAAGACGAAGAGTACGGTAAAAAAACCCGGAGGTTAAGAGAACTTGCCGAAGCCCTGGACGGTCCGGCAGCTGTCCGAAAACTTCTGGAGGAGAGAATCGGAAAAAAGGATAGGAATAAACACATTTTAAAAATAAGGGATAAAGAATGA
- the msrB gene encoding peptide-methionine (R)-S-oxide reductase MsrB produces the protein MAQDKIEKSEEDWKKVLTPEKYHVLRQKGTERPFSGELYYNKEKGVYTCAACGQELFSSDTKFDSGTGWPSFWDVISSDKVSLKEDNSLFMNRVEVVCARCGGHLGHVFDDGPKPTGKRFCINAVSLDFKKEGEAGKEGEAGKEAKQ, from the coding sequence CTGGCACAAGATAAAATCGAGAAATCTGAAGAAGATTGGAAGAAGGTTCTCACTCCTGAGAAATATCATGTTTTGAGACAAAAAGGCACCGAGAGGCCATTTTCTGGCGAGCTGTATTATAACAAGGAAAAAGGCGTCTACACCTGTGCCGCCTGTGGGCAGGAACTCTTTTCTTCCGATACCAAGTTTGATTCCGGGACTGGCTGGCCCAGTTTCTGGGACGTTATTTCCAGTGATAAGGTCAGTCTCAAGGAGGATAACAGCCTTTTCATGAACAGGGTTGAAGTTGTCTGTGCTCGCTGTGGAGGGCACCTGGGTCATGTCTTTGATGACGGGCCAAAACCTACGGGAAAACGCTTCTGCATCAATGCCGTTTCCCTGGACTTCAAGAAGGAAGGAGAAGCAGGAAAGGAAGGAGAAGCAGGAAAGGAAGCGAAGCAATAG
- a CDS encoding flavodoxin family protein, with translation MNVLGLIGSPREHGNTATLVNAILDGATENGAETKVYHLSKMDIKPCKGCMSCRSEGKCVIDDDMQELYNELLSADALVIGSPIYMWEITTQTKAFVDRLIALTCWQPCAKPEFPSLLRGTTELVLAYTYGNSNPNNFNQYFKYMEGLFSYLGFDVRGSIWASGTINPDDISHQFEVLENAKEIGKKL, from the coding sequence ATGAATGTACTCGGATTGATAGGAAGCCCGCGTGAACACGGAAATACTGCCACCCTCGTGAATGCAATCCTTGACGGCGCTACCGAAAACGGGGCAGAGACAAAAGTTTACCACCTCTCTAAAATGGACATTAAGCCTTGCAAAGGCTGCATGTCCTGCAGATCTGAAGGAAAGTGCGTCATTGACGACGATATGCAGGAACTCTATAATGAACTTCTATCTGCCGATGCCCTCGTTATAGGCTCTCCTATCTACATGTGGGAAATCACAACACAGACAAAAGCATTTGTTGACCGCTTGATAGCTTTAACCTGCTGGCAGCCCTGTGCAAAGCCCGAATTCCCCTCACTCCTGAGAGGAACAACAGAACTCGTACTTGCTTATACCTACGGGAACTCTAATCCTAACAACTTTAACCAGTATTTCAAGTACATGGAAGGTCTTTTCAGCTACCTGGGTTTCGATGTACGGGGAAGCATCTGGGCTTCGGGAACCATAAATCCCGATGACATCTCCCATCAGTTCGAAGTGCTCGAAAACGCAAAAGAAATCGGGAAGAAACTCTAA